The Vibrio orientalis CIP 102891 = ATCC 33934 genome segment TTTCAATTGAGCCTTTGTTTTGCTCCGGAACAGTAAAACAGAGCTCATACTCTTCACCGCTAGAGAGCGCATATTGCTGGGCCATAGCCGGAGTCTCTACAAATTGAAGTAGTTCATTAGAAACAGGAAGGCTGGCGACGTCAATGCTCACACCCACATTTGAGCGTTTCAAGATGTGTTTGAGATCTGAAATGACGCCATCTGAGATATCAATCGCTGAACTGGCTAAGTTCAGCAGAGCTTGCCCTGCTAATACTCTTGGGGTTGAGAGGTAATGTCTTCTCTCCAGCTCTTCAGCATACGGTTTATTGCGTAGCTCTGGGTTAAGAATAACGTCTAATCCGGCTTTACTGTCACCTAAATTGCCCGTCACATAGACCCAGTCTCCGACCTTTGCGCCATCTCGACGTAGCGCTTTATCTGGGTCAACCAAGCCTTGTACCGTTAAAGTGAGACTTAATGGTCCCTTGGTCGTATCCCCACCAATTAACTGGATATCGAAGTAATCAGCTAACTCGAAGAAGGCATCACAAAATGGCGCTAACCATTCTTCATCAGGGCTTGGCATCGTCAAGGCAAAAGAGACCCATGCAGGAGTCGCTCCCATCGCTGCAAGATCACTGATGTTAGACGCAAGAGCCTTATGTGCCACCCAAGTAGGGTTAGCGTTAGCAAGGAAGTGTGTTCCAGCCACTAAGGTGTCGGTGCTAATCGCGATCGACAAGCCCTCTGGAGCTTTTACCAACGCGCAATCATCACCCGCAGCAAGAAGTACATCTTTACGCTGCTTTTGGCGGCCCATAAAATATTTTTCGATTAAGTTAAATTCACCGGACATACGAAATCTACGAATGATTCAAAGTAACAAGCATAAAAAAGGTCAGCGTTTGCTGACCTTTTGGTAATCTTAGTCGATTATTTCTTACGTACGTGTGGCGCGGCTTTATCAAGCACACCATTGACGAACTTATGGCTTTCTTCTGCTGCGAAAACTTTTGCAAGTTCAATCGCTTCATTGATTACCACTTTGTAAGGGACATCTTCACGACGCGTCATTTCATACATAGCAAGACGAAGCAATGCTAGCTCCATCATATCCAAATCTTGCATTGGACGTGCTGTGTATGGACGAATCTTACTATCTAGCTCTGTGTGACTTAGCACAACACCTGTTAGTAGGTCACGGAAGTATGCAACGTCTGTGTCTGGAGCAGAAAGTGCCGGTTCAGAAGCATGATGTTCTTCTTCATCATACTTACCACCTGACAGAAATTGCTCCTCGATGGTAGCAACATTTTCTTTAGTAATTTGCCAAGAGTAGATCGCTTGTAGAGCGAATCGACGTGCATTACGACGTGCGGCTGGTTTCACACTGGCCCCCATTAGGAATCGATTTCTGAAAGAACGTTAATCATCTCAAGTGCGCTTAGTGCAGCCTCTGCACCTTTATTACCAGCCTTGGTTCCTGCGCGCTCAATTGCTTGGTCAATTGTATCAACGGTAAGTACGCCAAATGCAACTGGAAGAGAGTATTCCAGAGATACTTGCGCAAGACCTTTGTTACATTCACTACAAACATAGTCAAAGTGTGGTGTACCACCACGGATTACCGTACCTAGTGATACGATTGCATCAAACTTGCCTGTTTTAGCAACGCGTTGAGCAACAAGCGGAAGTTCAACTGCACCAGGGCAACGAACTACAGTAATGTTGTCTTCGCTAACTTGGCCGTGACGCTTTAAAGTATCGATTGCACCAGACAATAGACTTTCGTTAATAAAACTGTTGAAACGAGAAATAACGATAGCAATTTTTGCGTTTGGCGCTGGGAAGCCACCCTCGATCACTTTCATAAGCCTTCCTTTAACTATGTTCATCAAGTGAGAATCGCCGGATTCTAGCACAAATCTGTGAGCAATATCTAATAGAAATTTAACAGAAGTGACACTACAGAGGTAAACCCTCTATCCAGCTTTTGACCGCGCCTTGATGTTAACCAAGGCGTGGTAACCAAGAGTTAGTGCTTATTCACACACATACTCAACGACGTTCAATCCAAAGCCACCTAAAGCATGGTATTTCTTGCTTGCCGACGAGAGCAGACGCATATCGTGCACACCCAGATCGGCTAAAATTTGTGAACCTACACCGACTCGACGTGACGTGCCTTGTTTTTTAGCAAGTGTTGGGGCTTGGCCCTTATCTTGCGCTTCAAACATTTTCACGCGGTGGATCAGCAAATCGGTTGATTCTTCATTACCTAAGATAACTAGAACACCACCCTCACTACCAATGCGCTTCATCGCCGCATCCAGTGTCCAGCTACGCTCAGCATTACGGTCACTGTGCAGAAGATCGGTAAAGGTATCTTGTAAGTGAACACGTACTAGTGGCGCTTCAGCCGTTAGATCGCCTTTACATAATGCATAGTGGATTTGATTGTCGATAACATCGCGGTACGTGACCAAATCGAAATCACCAAATTCAGTTGGCAGCTTACACTCCGCAACACGTTCAATGGTTGTTTCCGTGTTATTGCGGTATTCGATAAGGTCAGCGATCGTACCTAACTTCAAGCCATGTTTTTCAGCAAAGATCTCTAGATCTGGACGACGTGCCATGGTGCCATCGTCATTTAGAATCTCAACAATTACACCTGAAGGTTCATGACCAGCTAAACGTGCTAAATCACAGCCCGCTTCCGTATGGCCTGCACGAGTTAGAACGCCACCTTCTTGCGCTGCAAGAGGGAAGATATGACCAGGCTGAACTAGATCTGCTGCTTTTGCCTCTTTCGCTACTGCCGCTTGCACTGTACGCGCACGGTCAGCCGCTGAAATACCCGTAGTCACACCTTCAGCAGCTTCGATAGAAACGGTAAAGTTAGTCGTGTACTGGGCATTGTTGTCTTGAACCATTGGCGGTAAACCTAGACGTTCACAA includes the following:
- the ribH gene encoding 6,7-dimethyl-8-ribityllumazine synthase — encoded protein: MKVIEGGFPAPNAKIAIVISRFNSFINESLLSGAIDTLKRHGQVSEDNITVVRCPGAVELPLVAQRVAKTGKFDAIVSLGTVIRGGTPHFDYVCSECNKGLAQVSLEYSLPVAFGVLTVDTIDQAIERAGTKAGNKGAEAALSALEMINVLSEIDS
- the thiL gene encoding thiamine-phosphate kinase, which translates into the protein MSGEFNLIEKYFMGRQKQRKDVLLAAGDDCALVKAPEGLSIAISTDTLVAGTHFLANANPTWVAHKALASNISDLAAMGATPAWVSFALTMPSPDEEWLAPFCDAFFELADYFDIQLIGGDTTKGPLSLTLTVQGLVDPDKALRRDGAKVGDWVYVTGNLGDSKAGLDVILNPELRNKPYAEELERRHYLSTPRVLAGQALLNLASSAIDISDGVISDLKHILKRSNVGVSIDVASLPVSNELLQFVETPAMAQQYALSSGEEYELCFTVPEQNKGSIESALAHCGAKVTCIGQIRPQGTFELHSDGQAIDWSLSGYDHFK
- the nusB gene encoding transcription antitermination factor NusB, translated to MGASVKPAARRNARRFALQAIYSWQITKENVATIEEQFLSGGKYDEEEHHASEPALSAPDTDVAYFRDLLTGVVLSHTELDSKIRPYTARPMQDLDMMELALLRLAMYEMTRREDVPYKVVINEAIELAKVFAAEESHKFVNGVLDKAAPHVRKK
- the ribBA gene encoding bifunctional 3,4-dihydroxy-2-butanone-4-phosphate synthase/GTP cyclohydrolase II produces the protein MPISTPQEIIEDIRLGKMVILMDDEDRENEGDLIMSAEMITPEAINFMATHGRGLICLTMTKERCERLGLPPMVQDNNAQYTTNFTVSIEAAEGVTTGISAADRARTVQAAVAKEAKAADLVQPGHIFPLAAQEGGVLTRAGHTEAGCDLARLAGHEPSGVIVEILNDDGTMARRPDLEIFAEKHGLKLGTIADLIEYRNNTETTIERVAECKLPTEFGDFDLVTYRDVIDNQIHYALCKGDLTAEAPLVRVHLQDTFTDLLHSDRNAERSWTLDAAMKRIGSEGGVLVILGNEESTDLLIHRVKMFEAQDKGQAPTLAKKQGTSRRVGVGSQILADLGVHDMRLLSSASKKYHALGGFGLNVVEYVCE